From Rhododendron vialii isolate Sample 1 chromosome 7a, ASM3025357v1:
aaatgcattatttttgagtcctcgtttgcggaccagacaaacaattttgggcGAAGGTAGTAATAATATTGGTTAGTGATGTACTTTTTGTCTGATATTTAAtttatctttcaaaatttcaaatttataaaCGTTGCTCAATTTTATATTTGTAGTCTCTCTGCTCATTTATttgtatttgatttgattattcAAATACAAATGCATAttcaaaatcaaccaaatcTTATGTTCAGAGATAATGAAAGAGATGGGGGAAAAAGTAAGTTCAATGGCTCTTCTGCAATTGAAGGTGAGATACTAATgatattcttttattttaatattttttttccgttctTCAATCAATTGGATTTTGTTGGGTTCAAGAAGCATgttaaattttggattttcatGTTCAGTTAATGCGCTACTGTGATGGATTCAACATTTTCTTAATAGTATGAGTTTTCTAATTACTAGATAGCTTTTTTATCAGGATATGATCCGTCTATGAATTTGTGGAGAAACAATCAAGAGGCAAAAAAAATGGTATGAAAACTACGTACATATTTTATTTAGAATGTTTGTAGGATGCATTGCGCTGTGAAGCATCCACTATTATAATACGGAGTAGTATATTTTTGGATAAGGATAATGGTACAGAGATGAAATCTGTACCAGCATATACATACTTCttttgggttccaaaaaaataattggGGCCGCTCAtgttgtttaaaatatttggttTATGGTTTTTACTAAGGGTTATCATCGGGTTGGGCTGGGCCGGGCCAGCCCGCCAAGGCACtacccaagcccgcccacgggccgggccgattgggctttttctcttttgcgggccgggctacctactataaattgaagcccaagtcCGGCCCACGGGCTAGCGGGCCAAAAACCGGGCGGGCCACCGGGcaggcttaaatttccttgggcaagggaaaaaagaaaggattttgtggaattTGGGGCTAATGGGCTGGCTTTTGGAcgggtaccacgggcgggctCACGGGCCGGGCCGAGTAAAAAATTATAGGCCCGAGCCCGCGCATTACAAACTATGGGCCGGCCCGGCCCGGCCGTTTCATGGGCTTGGGCCTGGTAAAAGCCCGATGGGCCGGGCGGGCGGGCCGCGGGCCTTCGGGCCAAATGACGACCCTTAGTTTTTACAAACAATTAGTTCAATCCGGTTCCGGTAAGGttatttacgaaacatccaatttTGCTTTAGGATTCAAGCTTGAATACTGGGACAACGTTGGACGTTTCGTAAATGCCATAACCGATactggattgagcttattttttgtataatcagtaaataaaatattttaaacaaaaagagCGAGTGCGATCATTTTTTTAGGACCCGAAATAGACCAAAAGGAATATGTACGTGCAAGTACAGATTTCATCTTTGTACGAGTAGCACCTCTGACCTCTCTATATTTCTTGCCTAGCTCAATGAAATATAATTGCGAACTAAAgattttaaattaaaatcaaaTCCATACCACTGAGGAAAGAAAATACTCCTAATTACAGCAATATAAGCCCGATATAGACTTTCTGTACTTGTTAtcgctctctctcactctccaaAAAAGTGCCttaattttctcttcttcccaCTTCGAATTTACTAGCATAGATTTCTCTCTGAAAAAAGAGTGCTGTTAATCGCACCCCCGTGTCAGGCCCCCTTGACACGGGCCCTCTTCAATTCCCCGTTTTACCCCAACTCTCCAtgcgctctctttctctctctccctactgtctctctctctcttattttattttttgttataaaattttaaatgttaataactttttttcacgtattttttttaaataaattatatatttttaaaatttactcaacgaaatctatcaaacgagcctaatattgctggtgaaataatgtaaaacggaaaaattatattttttggtagTTTAAACTgtttaaagaggttgaaaaattgaGTGTcttaaatttcaatctgtttgaatcaaatatttcttagggttaatcaacgagagtccctagagtcaaaatttaattatgaccatttaggataaaatgatcagaaaattaaaatctttctaccggttcaaacggattgaaatttaaaatacttaattttttaactatattttttaatatataaattgtctaaagaggttgaaatcacgtattttttttaaatacattttatatttttaaaatctactcaacgaaacctatcaaacaagtcaaatattgaatatgaaataatgtgtttaaattaaatgattttttgggcCCAGTATAatatctctttatttttattttttgtccttttttttttttcgttccgGTGGTTCTATCTGCATTACTTCATACCACAATTGGAGGCGTGCTTCATAAGGATGAGCCCATCCGTGTGCTTCATTTGATGCATTTCGCCTCCACCATATGATAATGGGTGGTACAGGATAATGAGGGTATAGgaaaacttgcacgaagtgatttCCATTGACATGGCCAATATCTATATGTTTGCGCGCTGCGAATAGAACTGGATGGGAGCTCAACGGCAAGTGAGTGAGACAACTCGAAGCAATCATATTGAATGTATGTAGTACAACGCTGTACCTTGATGCGGACAAGTCCCAATGTTATAAaatccatccaatgatcctcTGGTGCCGATGGTTGgaagcaaattttttattttattttaatgtccttattcaaatttttttcgtatttgttagtttttggtcaactttttggggattattgcttcttcataacaagaggaatctaaaaagtaaaaaattacgatcgaaatccattttttttaaataaagacgaaaaaattggcttattggcttatttttgtctttattcaaaaaaattaggtttggatcataattttttactttttagattcctctcatcatgacgaagcaataattctcaaaaaattgactaaaaactaacaaatgcgaatttttttttgaataaatacaaaaaaataagccaagtgacttatttagccgaacgccCCCTTAATATTAAACTACcacaaaattataatttttccgttttacattattataccatcaatattaggtttgtttgataactttcgttgagtatatttcaaaaatatataatttattaaaaaatacgcgaaaaaaaaattattagtatttaaaattttacaaaaaaagagagaaagagagagagggggtgcagtgagagagagagagagaggggtaaaaGGGGAAAAGGGGAGCCGTGTCAGGAGGGGGGCCTGACACGGAGGGGGGCGATTAGCAATCCACCTGAAAAAATAgtgcacctctctctctctctctctccagaataATACTCTCTCCAAGATCCTTTTTCGAACTACTGGTTATTACGTTCGCCCGCGCTCTAGGGTTTCGCGAGCTCGTCCAAGAtcttttcgatttctctcgctCTGGATAAAAGATCGCTTCGATTCCGTCTTTATGTTGGTCTCTAGGGTTCCAATGGCGTGAAATCTTGAGTTGAAATAGTGGTATTTTTCCCCCCCGGAGGATCTAGAAAGATAAGAAAGCGAATGGGGTCTCTCGAGGAGCAGCTGGTGGCAGCTGGGAATAGTCTCCTTCAACCTCCGTGTTCGGTCGACGAACTCCTACTTCTTCTTGACGTAAGCTCTTGcctttcttgttttgttcttgaCCTGTGAGTGGCTTACACTGAGTCACATATTGCACGTACACGAGCGCGAACGTGGAAGTGCCTTGTAGAAATATCGCAAAGTACTAGAATTCGGAAGGGCGCAGGAGCAAAGCGCTATACGggaggattatgtgactaagagCTTTCATGCCTTGATTTGTAATTGATTATGTGTTTCTTAAACTAAGTCACATAAGAGCGGGAGCGTGAGTGAGAAGGGTGGAAGTGTCTATTAAAAGTATCCCCAAAGTACTAAAATTCGCTCTACTGTGTCATATAAGAGCGGGAGCGCAAGCGTGAACGCGAAGGGCTCTACTGAATGAACGATTATGTGACGAAGAGCTTACATGCCTCTATTTGTAGTTGATTAtgtgtattttctttgtcaGTGATTCTTGGAGTTGGAGGTGTATTTATGATAGTGCAGTACTACTTGATTTGTTCCCCTGGgttttgaactttttggatATTTGAGTCCCCTGTGTTGTAATGCATGTTCTTCGGATTAcattttgtgtttgtttcgTATTTTCCACATTTTTGGATAAGTTAGCGAAGACATGGTTCTTGTTTTGTACACACTTATTTAGAACTTCTGTTATTACCTTGAAATTATACTGAACACTGGCTGGAGAAATTTTGAGGCGGAGGGGACACGTGCATTTTGAAACTGGAATGTTCACTTCCCGTGCAATTTGTTTTTGGCGCACTTCTTCTGGAATCTTGAATTTGAGTCTACTGTTTTAGAAATTGGTTTTTTGTGGGAAAGAGATAAGGGGTTTATAACTACTTGTGTTGTTTTGTTACACTTATGAATGTAAGAAGTAAATTGCTTTATTTCCATCTTTTTACATGTAGTATTTAGGATCTTTTGTTTGGTTCTATATGAAAATTGGATATTCATCTTAAGCAGAGGTTTGGTTGTCTCAAGTATTGATTGAAGATATTTATCTATACAAATGAAAGTGGAATGTGTATGTATTTAAGTAGCGAGAGTTGTTGTGTGTGCCTCAGAGAAAGATATTCCATCCCACTGAATTAGAATGTATCTAGTACCTACAGATATACCTCCAAGGAATATCTCTGATTTGGTGATTGCATCTCACTGGAGGTTCTTCAACTTTGTTCACTTGCTCCTGGCCTTAGGCTTTAGGGACCTCCTTAGTAATAGTGCAAGTTATTTCTTGCTTTAGCTTGTCATCTGCTTTGTCCATGCTTCTATATTGTTTTTGTGCTTGTTAATTTGAAGCATAGATTTTTACATGAAAACATGGCCTGGAATACTATTTTGCTACCTAAATTTGCCCAAGAAATGCAGATAATCTTTCGTGTAGTAGTAAAAAGTATGGGATCATTATTTTAGCTACTGGAAAAGGTGATTTTTGCGGATTGTTTGAAATGCCTTCCAGATATGAGTGATTGCACAATTCAAGAATAACATATTATGTTCTCTGAGCAAAATCCATGATCTTAGAAAATCTTTACAAGACTCAGTTGGTTTGCTTTTCCGAACTTGATATTCTGCAACAGGCTGGTAACTGATATATACATTGATTTTCTCTTATAGTGGTCAATCTATTATTTGATATTGGTTAGATGTTTGTACAGAGAATCTGGAATGTTTTTGACCTTGATACTCTTTGGGATCGCAGCTGTTGTAGAGATAATTGGCTGTATCTTTTCCAGTTTCCTGGTTGCATGTCTTTGAGTAGAAAAATCGTGGGGGGATGCAACCAAATTGAGTTTGGTTGAAACTTGACATGTTCACGTCTTCCCTGTGGTGCTTAGTTCATGAACTTCTGAATGCATTCACTAAATTTATTCAGCAGACGTTGATGGTTCTATAAGGATACAGTGAACATGTTTAGCCATATCACTGTATGGTTCAGTTTGTTTAATGTCATGTTGAAAGGATATATTAGtcctttttattttctggtgAAATTGGGAGAACAATTTTCCCCTTTTTCTCATTGGTTGCTTAGAAATGCTTTTCTATAATCTTCTGTATTACTGTGTTTTGAAGCAAGTTGAGAATCGTCTCACGAGGGTGGAGCAGTCACCATCCAAATCAATGCAAACGGCACTTGCTCCATGTAAAAAGGCATTGGTCGCAAATGAACTTTTAAGGCATCCCGATGCAGATGTCAAAGTTGCAGTTGCGTCCTGCATCAGTGAGATAACAAGAATTACTGCACCAGATGCTCCGTATGAAGATGATCAGATGAaggtattttttaatcattattttgCTGTCCATATTATACTATTCTATGATATTTATGTTGTCCTCATAACTTCTTGACTTTTTGGATACACAGGATGTCTTCCAGTTAATTGTATCATCCTTCGAAAATTTATCTGATAAGTCCAGTAGATCATATCATAAGAGGACCTTGATTCTTGAAACTGTAGCCAACGTCAGGTCATGCGTGGTCATGTTGGATCTGGAATGTGATGGGCTGATTATTGAGATGTTCCAGCACTTTCTGAAAGCTATTAGGTATGAGCCATTTTTTTGCCGAACAAAATGATCTTTTCCTTATGCCACTATTGAAAGCCACCTTTTTTGTCCTTTAATATCCATTTTATCTTGGGAATTGAACTTTGATTCAAATGCAGGATAATGTTTTTTTGGTACAGCTTCTCATACAGTCAAACCAAACCAGATTGATAtgttttattttccttctttcctcTGCTAAATGATGAATGAAGATTTACAAGTTGAAGTAGGTGTACTTTTGTAAGTGTATATTAACTGAAGGTGGAGGCCTTCCTCGTCATGGAATGCTCTTTGGACATATTAATTATCTAGTACGATCCTTCCCTTGTCGTTTGTTTGAGCGTTTAGGATCAATCTTCATATTAATCGTGTGGGTCTTCATGGATAATTTGTAGTTGTAACTCCTTTCTgcctttttctccattttcttcACTTGTCCTGGGATTTAacagcttcttttttttgtcctcacTCTCTTTTACACAAAGAGACACAGGCAGTGACACACACAGGCTCCCAAATGCAAGCATAAAGGATTTGCGGACGAACCACCCTTCCTGGCCATGGAAGACTTTCTGGGGTGGATTAATTTTCTAGAACAAGCCTTCCCTTTGTATTTTTTGGACTGCTCTAGAATCTTCATAAGAAACCATGTGGGTATTCAAAGACATTGCATTGTTGCAACTTGCAACTCCTTTCCACATTTCGCTCTATTTCCTTTCTTGTCCTTGGACCTCTCACGCACACCCCCTAATTGCAAGGGTGTCTGATGTGCACTTATGCCACCCCTTCATGTTCTTAGAACTTGTGTGGGTGTGGAGTCTTTTTACTGGTTGGCAGCTTTGAGGAGATTTTGTGTGGTTTACGTTTGTACAGACCTTGGGGTTCGGCCCTGTGGTCTTGTAGCCACCCTTTGTGCGATGAGGTCTGGTGTTCAACTCCTATGGATAGAACCTTGGCTCTCGTAGTAGTCTAACATCTTCTAACGTATTAACCTacttttggccaaaaaaaaaaaaaggcttgtcAAAATACAATGAACTGGATGTCATTGAAGCATGAAAGAATAAGTCTATGAAGCGCAAGCTGTCCATTATAATGAAACTCTTgctctttttttaaatatatatattttatcttGTGGTATTTATGTGGTCTTGTAATCGTAGAGAATAGTCTTCCCTCTCTCCTCATATTACTTCGAAGGATCTGTTGTGTTTGACGTGGATTTTTGGGGAGAAAGGAAGCACCAGTCCTCTGAGGAATGAAGAAACCCCTAGTTAGTTGAAAGATCATTTTTGTTGTCTCTTTTATATGGGAAGGTCCCCTGGGCAGTTAACCCATACCCTGAGTCTAAGAAGTCCCTTACTCTTTCTTCTCTGGATAAAGAAATCCTCTGGATCTGGAATCTTGTTCAATCTCTCTCTGGGAATGTGGGATCGCTGTTGGTCTGTTAGCTTGTCTGTAGGAAACAAACGATTACCTGCCGCCTTATGGAGTGAAGTAAGCAAACAGCTTGTAGAGAAGATATTTAGTGAAAATACTATGTATATTGGTACTTGGTAGCTTTCATTTTGGATGCTTTATGATTAGTGTTTGCTTTCTAATCCGAAAAGTGCCTCGACGATAGTGTACTAATTTTggtcaattgtttttttttatatatctgGTAACTGATCAGGTAGTCATAATTGCCCTTACtgtgattatttttttcattgaagTGGCTCGGTAGGTTTGCGCTTCATGCAGTTGCCATTGTGTATGCTATAAACATGTGCTATAACAGTCCACATATCCCGCAGGTGGTATATGCATATTTGACTTGAAAATGCTGCATCCAGTTCGTATCCCATCTAACAGGCGTGTTTGTGTTGTGTTACATGGGTGTTGGCGTGTTGCCCATATTGGCGGATCTGCGTAACCTAGATTTTGATGCATATTAATGCTAGTAGTTCATTTATGATGTAAAAGACGGATGCCCACTTAGCATGTTGGTCTTTTCCGTAGTTAACTCTTCCTTTCAGTTAGAAGTGCAAGAGGTGGGCAAAAGCGAGGAAGGGTCTGAATTTGTGGACACTAATTTTTTCCCACCAGAACATGGTATTATGTTAAAGGATGGAGTAGTTATCTACGGTCCCAACTTTTTGTCCCCTTGCTGgattttgggtttgttttgatGCATGGTTTCCTAAATTTGAGTGTACAAATTGTTATTGGAAAACGCAATTTAGGATGTGTTGCAGGTTTATGCTGCATGAGTTGGAGGCCCCGTTCATAAATTGtaaaatttgactttttaattttcaaagttACTGTATATACCCGCCTTTGTAGGTTTACACTTCATGTTACGTTAGTAATGGTTAGTTCTTTTACTGTTAGCATAACTGATAAAGTTTATTCATCTATGTATCCCCTATAAAAAGTCCGCGATGAATTCATATGTTTCTATTTTCGGCACCTCATATTGCTTATGTTGAAATTTCAGGGATTACCACCCAGAGATTGTCTTTTCCTCCATGGAGACAATTATGACTCTTGTACTGGAAGAGAGCGAAGACATTTCATTCGAGCTAATCTCGCCCATTCTTGCTAGTGTGAAAAAGGACAATCAGGTATAGAGGGATGGATtgctatatttttttatatatattttttgttgaagtATCTTTGGCGATTTTGTATGAGGTCCTTGTTTTTGCAGGAAGTTTTGCCTATCGCTCGGAAATTGGGCAAGAGAGTATTTGAAAAATGCTCGATGAAGCTAAAACCTTGTCTGGTACAAGCTAAGAAATGCTTGGGCTTTTCTTTAGATGATTACAGTAAAATAATATCTTCTATATGCGATGGAACAGCTGCTGCAGTTGGACGTCGTGATGACAATGCTTGTGGAGAACAGATGGTATGCTCACTTATGCTGTCAACATAATATCCTTGTATGCGTGGTGGATACCAAGAAGtgggagagagtgtgtgttcGAGTTGGAATGAGGGAAAGCTTAGTTTgcactaatttttttcccctgccACGGGGGAACTATTTTATGGAACAATCAAATGAGATAATGTTGTTGATGGTCTACCTCAGTTTCTGTATTTGATGATAATATTTGTCAACTGAATTTTCATTTCACTGGCAAAATGTATAATTAGTTTTTCATGTGACATTAAGTGTATGATGACATCTCATTCATCATACGCCCTACTGGTTTTCTTCAGGCTGAGGAGAGCAAGTTGTGTACGGCATCTCCAGAGGGGGCACCTCAGGCATGTCGTCAATCTATTATGTTCTATGTAATTTATGGTTATAGATTTATGTGTTTCAATTGCTAGCTTTGATTTTCTATGTTCACATTGGATATAATGGCACTTAATGTGCTAGTTGTGGCAGGCTGATGAGAAGAAGTTAGCTGAGGCATCTTCCAATGACGCAGCCCAGGCACGTCATGATGGGTTTTGTGGTACTTTTATCCAGTGTAATTGAGACCATTCTTGTAACAAATGAACTGATCGCATGGAAGTCATTATTCCAGGATCAGGTAAACGAAGAAAGCGTGACAGAGACTCGTCCTGAAGATTGTTGTGAAGACAGTTCTCCTAAGTCAGTTATGAGTAATGGCCTTGCAGAGCCAGGGAATGAAGACAGATTGGCAGACCCAGAATCTTCAAAGAGGCCAGAGCATGCCCAACAAGCTGACCACTCAATTGATGCTCAGCCTGATTATTCGGATAGTGGCAAGATATTAAAATCACAGTCTAAGGTAAAAATAACATCCAAGAAAAGGAGAAGGAAGCTGAACTCTTCAGTCAAATCATCAGAACCTTCTGATCGAGTTGATAGTGATAAAGATGCTGAAAGGACAGAGGACCGGCCTCCTGACGAACCCTCTGTTGGGGTGGCCGTGCcttctgaaaatgaaaaagagaacATTCAGCTTTCTTCACCAAAGGCATTGGCGGGTGAGGCTGTGAATGTTGCTTCCCCACTTCCAAGTGGGGGTATTTCTGATGGGGGTCGTCCCAAAAAGGCTGGACGagggaagaagaaagagaactTTATTCAAGAAGTTTCACTATCCACCGATGTTTCTAAGAAGTCATCTGAAGTGGCAATTGACACAGAAGTAAAGCCACATAAACGCTCTAGGAAAAAGGCTCGTGTTGGGGGTACTTCTGGGGAGAAGACTCCTACTCTTGCGGAAACATTCACGAGTGAAGATGGAACTGCAAGTGATTCAGAGGCAAAACCATTGAAACAGTTGGGTAGGAAGGTGGTAAGAGATAGTATAGGGGATGGACTCTCATCAAAGAAGGAAGATGGGAAAAGACATGGACGTGATAAAGCCACTTCTGAGAAGGATGTAACAAAGGCTGCCACTAAAGATGGTGCCAAAGTACAGTTTGATTTGCTTGGCATTGTTCTTGTGTTATGTTTATCAGTTTATCCATGTGTCATGATTTACCCAGTATCTTAAGAAAACATGCTTGCGAATTTTGTAGGAAGTGGTTTCTTCACCAAAGACCGCCTCAAAATTAGCTAAAGGTGAAGGGCTCCCCAAGGCGCTCTCCAAGAGAAAGCGTACTGCAGGGAAAGGGAGAGTAAATATTCTTAAACCCTTGGTGTTAGTTTAATTTCCATAAATGATAAATCAGGGTATTTTGATTGCAGTTCTTTATCCCATTAAAATCCCTAAAGCATGCTATCCAAAAGTGTACCATTTAGTACACCCACTCAGAGATTGCGATATTTTAATGATTGAGTCATTTCTAATGCAACATTATCACGATTTTCTACTATTCGtcttttggtacttttttttttaattagtaaagAAATATATTAAAAAGAAGGCTTTAAGGGAAAGCCAACCAATTACACAAAAAaggccacaagacaaaaaggccctatacactccCATGAGAatggaaaagctcaaaccaatctaaaaattggtgAAGAGAAGAAGAACATTCTCTCTTGTCCCAGCTATACaaattatttgctaaaaaactCTTGATCCTAGACAAAGGCATTTCAACCCTTTCGAAGCATCTCAAATTCCTTTCTCGCCATATaacccacatcaaacaaagcGGAATCAATGCTAGGGCTGTCCACCGACCCGACCAAAGACCCGACCCGACTGAAAACAAGCCTAACAGACGGTCCTGATCAACCCAATCGGCTGGATTCGGGTCTATTTTCTCAGATTTTTGAAATGGTCTGTCGGGTGTCGGATgcacccaataatttttcgGATGACCCGACCCAACCGACTTAggtataaaaggaaaaaaaaccctaaattgtGTACGGTCTCTTCATTTcccttccccttctctctctaaatccatACACCGCCTCTCTCTCAATCCATACATAAACACCCACTGTCCCCACCCCCtaaccaccgccaccacccccaccaccctAAACTTCcatcccccttctctctccgaATCCAATTGATCCCCACACTctcaatctccaccttgactgaAACCTAGGGTTTCCACCAAGATTTCCTCCGTTTGTTCAAAAATCCCACGATCTGTGCAGGGATTCCTGGTATTCGTCGCCGTTCTGGTCTTCTTTGATCGACGACGATGGCGCTCTATCGATGATGATGGCATTCTCAGAGTGCACTTGTTCAACTAGCAGTTTTTGAAGCCTGATGTTCTTGATTAGGATCTGTATGTATTTATGTTTTGAAATAGGAAGTGATGTTACTGATGTGTTCCTCGATCTGTATTTTTATGGGTTcctcgatctctctctcctgaTTTCTGTATGaactatgaatttttttttcccagtccGATGGCCCGACCAAATCCGACAACTACAACCCGACCACATTTCGGTCGGAGCCCAATTGGTGGTTTGGTCGGGCTTGGGTGTGTATttcaaaatccaacaaaaagttgggtCGGGTTCAACCCGACCTGAATCCTACCAAACCCGACAGTGGACAGCCCTAATCAATGCCCAAGTTTGCTTCCTTCTCTTTCCCATTCTAACACCCTTCAAAGCAATTAAAAGTTCCATTGCATTTTTCGACATGGTCCACATCACACCAAACCACATGAACACTAACAACCTAAGCTCCCCCGCAACCGGGCAATGAAGGAGAAAGATGATCCACCGTCTCTGCGTCTCTTTtgcacatacaacaccaattAACAATGATTGCCCATCTTTGAAACAAATTTTCAATGGTAAGAATCTTGCCTTGGGCCGCGcaccacacaaaaaaactcACCCTTACCGGCGCCTTCGTCTTCCAAATAGCTTGCCAAGGGAAGGAGGGGTTACTGCCTCCACCAAGTGAGAAATAGTAAGACTTCACCTGAAAAGCACCATTTTTGGAAAGATTCCATCGCATCTCATCCTCCCCTTCTCCTAAATTACGTGTACCGTACACTCTTGCAAGCAAACTCATCAATGCCTCCTCCTCCCACTCATTCACTTCTCTACGCAAACGAAGATCCCACACCGGAGCCCCATCATGAGAATGGAGATAATCAAAGACGGCCCCATTTTTGGTACTTCCCCTATGTCTTGCTTAACTgttctttgttgttttattttacttttcaccTGGTAGTGTTCACTGTGGATGTGGGGTTTAGGTGTCAGGTTCTTATAATTCCCTAGTTATTGGGTACGGAAGAGACCACTAAATTAtgtttaccttttcttttcatgcGATGTCGAgcttagtttaaaattttatatgAAATTGCTCAGGAGATGAAATTACCTGCATTCATTCTGACATATCTCACTGAACTAGGCATTTGTTAAAGTTTTCTATTTCTTTGGTAGCATGCATAAGAAAGTTTGTTGAACATAGATGGTTATATATCGTGATAAGCTGGGTTCTGTGTATCTGACATGGGTGATATACTAGAACTGAACACTGTAGAGGATTCTCCTTGTTTTTGCTAGCATTACCAAGAAGGATTGTTCTGGTCTCCCTTTCTTGCCTGCTTTCAAGAAGCAGCCTAATttaaaggaagaagaaagagatgAAGAATTGTGGAGCTGGTTAAATTGAATCCACTGCAGGCCTTACTAAAGGGTTGTATTTTGCTGGATGGGCAGCCACCATTAGGTTTCGTGTATTTTGTCAATTCATTGTCCTTGGTAGTCCTGAATCGTGATAAGGGAAGACGCCCATGTTggcctttttttgtttgtgcccACGACAGGTAACGACATGTATTTTCTCACCCCTAGAACATTACACTTCGGATAAACGTTTCTGTTCACTTCTGGACAAGATCACACTTAGATAAACATTCCAATCCACTTCTGTAGATTTGTGCAGGAGGTGTgggatttatttttatattttgtgtttgttttgggCGCTAGATGCACTTACTAATAAAGAGAATAAGTACGTATCAGAACAAGCTCAAGGATTTCCTAGCTGCATGTACAAACAAAAATAGAGCTAGGATTTTATTATAGGACTAGTAACATAGCTACGTAAAGCAAGCTAAGGTTATGA
This genomic window contains:
- the LOC131331965 gene encoding sister chromatid cohesion protein PDS5 homolog C-like isoform X1, whose amino-acid sequence is MGSLEEQLVAAGNSLLQPPCSVDELLLLLDQVENRLTRVEQSPSKSMQTALAPCKKALVANELLRHPDADVKVAVASCISEITRITAPDAPYEDDQMKDVFQLIVSSFENLSDKSSRSYHKRTLILETVANVRSCVVMLDLECDGLIIEMFQHFLKAIRDYHPEIVFSSMETIMTLVLEESEDISFELISPILASVKKDNQEVLPIARKLGKRVFEKCSMKLKPCLVQAKKCLGFSLDDYSKIISSICDGTAAAVGRRDDNACGEQMAEESKLCTASPEGAPQLWQADEKKLAEASSNDAAQDQVNEESVTETRPEDCCEDSSPKSVMSNGLAEPGNEDRLADPESSKRPEHAQQADHSIDAQPDYSDSGKILKSQSKVKITSKKRRRKLNSSVKSSEPSDRVDSDKDAERTEDRPPDEPSVGVAVPSENEKENIQLSSPKALAGEAVNVASPLPSGGISDGGRPKKAGRGKKKENFIQEVSLSTDVSKKSSEVAIDTEVKPHKRSRKKARVGGTSGEKTPTLAETFTSEDGTASDSEAKPLKQLGRKVVRDSIGDGLSSKKEDGKRHGRDKATSEKDVTKAATKDGAKEVVSSPKTASKLAKGEGLPKALSKRKRTAGKGRSLDAMEYGANLVGAKVKVWWPDDEMFYEGVITSFYSDEKKHTVSYTDNDVEVLNLRDEKWEFRSDLMPDGEQATECHSPSPEM
- the LOC131331965 gene encoding sister chromatid cohesion protein PDS5 homolog C-like isoform X2, with the translated sequence MGSLEEQLVAAGNSLLQPPCSVDELLLLLDQVENRLTRVEQSPSKSMQTALAPCKKALVANELLRHPDADVKVAVASCISEITRITAPDAPYEDDQMKDVFQLIVSSFENLSDKSSRSYHKRTLILETVANVRSCVVMLDLECDGLIIEMFQHFLKAIRDYHPEIVFSSMETIMTLVLEESEDISFELISPILASVKKDNQEVLPIARKLGKRVFEKCSMKLKPCLVQAKKCLGFSLDDYSKIISSICDGTAAAVGRRDDNACGEQMAEESKLCTASPEGAPQADEKKLAEASSNDAAQDQVNEESVTETRPEDCCEDSSPKSVMSNGLAEPGNEDRLADPESSKRPEHAQQADHSIDAQPDYSDSGKILKSQSKVKITSKKRRRKLNSSVKSSEPSDRVDSDKDAERTEDRPPDEPSVGVAVPSENEKENIQLSSPKALAGEAVNVASPLPSGGISDGGRPKKAGRGKKKENFIQEVSLSTDVSKKSSEVAIDTEVKPHKRSRKKARVGGTSGEKTPTLAETFTSEDGTASDSEAKPLKQLGRKVVRDSIGDGLSSKKEDGKRHGRDKATSEKDVTKAATKDGAKEVVSSPKTASKLAKGEGLPKALSKRKRTAGKGRSLDAMEYGANLVGAKVKVWWPDDEMFYEGVITSFYSDEKKHTVSYTDNDVEVLNLRDEKWEFRSDLMPDGEQATECHSPSPEM